A genomic window from Cupriavidus basilensis includes:
- the mgtA gene encoding magnesium-translocating P-type ATPase yields MVGRLRHWPVASGRGAAGTAPTGRQKPASSGGIPDALLRAAGLPQATLLQQLDTSLEGLTGAEATLRLQNLGPNLVEHERPRPAVLDLLRRLLNPLNVMLLTLAAVSSAIRDYDAAAVIALMVMLSVGLATVQERRSGRAAAALRAMVHTTAATQRRSQPGALPITSELPIGALVPGDIVHLAAGDLVPADARLLASKDLFVNQSALTGESLPVEKFALESASGDEPGTLENIVLMGTAVASGSATVVVVLTGPRAVFGGIARSLSEETSGTVFEQGLQRFARLMIGLIVILAPLVFLINGLTKGDWLEALLFAVAVAVGLTPEMLPMLVTVNLAKGALAMSRRKVIVKHLSAIQNLGAMDILCTDKTGTLTQDRIILKKHVDLAGQETARVLEFAYLNSYHQSGLHNLLDKAVLLHDEVGETLRLEGGYRKIDEVPFDFERRRMSVVVDGPHGRLLVCKGAVEEVYAACASAELGGRAMALDDSHRHSLMSVCNALNEDGFRVIAIAYKPLPPAPDTQPYSVADESALILLGYIAFIDPPKDSAAPALAALRDSGIEVKVLTGDSPVIARKICREVGLDVGRAVLGAELDGLTPQALGELAERTQLFAKLAPAHKAAIVKALRGRGRVVGVLGDGINDGPALNAADVGISVDSGADIAKESASIILLEKSLLVLHDGVIEGRKVFANLLKYLRMGASSNFGNMFSVLGASAWLPFLPMAPIQVLTNNLLYDFSQTALPTDNVDDDAVSRPRRWEIGKLGRYILCIGPISSLFDYVTFATLYWILGASTPAQQHLFQTGWFLESLLSQTLIVHVIRTRHVPFVQSRGSTALIATTLAICLIGIWLPYSPLAQPLGLLPPPGMLWLFLPPIILGYCCLTYALRGWLIGRFSID; encoded by the coding sequence ATGGTGGGCCGGCTACGGCACTGGCCTGTCGCATCGGGGCGAGGCGCGGCAGGTACTGCGCCGACTGGCAGGCAGAAGCCGGCCTCGTCTGGCGGCATACCGGACGCGTTGCTACGGGCCGCCGGCTTGCCGCAAGCGACCCTGCTCCAGCAGCTGGATACCAGCCTGGAGGGGCTGACAGGCGCCGAGGCCACCCTGCGCCTGCAAAACCTCGGCCCCAACCTGGTGGAACATGAGCGTCCGCGCCCGGCGGTGCTCGACCTGCTGCGCCGTTTGCTCAATCCGCTCAATGTGATGCTGCTGACCCTGGCAGCGGTATCCTCAGCCATCCGAGACTACGACGCGGCCGCGGTGATCGCCCTGATGGTGATGCTCAGCGTTGGCCTGGCCACCGTGCAGGAGCGCCGCTCCGGACGTGCTGCCGCGGCGCTGCGCGCCATGGTGCATACCACCGCCGCCACGCAGCGCCGGTCGCAGCCGGGGGCATTACCCATCACCAGCGAACTGCCAATCGGCGCACTGGTGCCGGGCGACATCGTTCATCTGGCGGCGGGTGACCTTGTTCCCGCGGATGCCCGGCTGCTGGCTTCGAAAGATCTGTTCGTTAACCAGTCAGCGCTGACCGGCGAATCGCTGCCCGTGGAGAAGTTCGCGCTGGAGAGCGCCAGCGGCGACGAGCCCGGCACGCTGGAGAACATCGTGCTGATGGGCACGGCCGTGGCCAGTGGAAGCGCGACCGTGGTGGTGGTGCTGACCGGGCCGCGCGCCGTGTTTGGCGGCATCGCCCGCTCGTTGTCCGAGGAAACCTCCGGTACCGTGTTCGAGCAAGGCCTGCAGCGCTTCGCGCGCCTGATGATCGGCCTGATTGTGATCCTTGCGCCGCTGGTGTTCCTGATCAATGGGCTGACCAAGGGCGACTGGCTGGAGGCGCTGCTGTTCGCGGTGGCAGTCGCCGTGGGGCTGACCCCCGAGATGCTGCCGATGCTGGTAACGGTGAACCTGGCAAAAGGCGCGCTTGCCATGTCGCGCCGCAAGGTGATCGTGAAACACCTCAGCGCCATCCAGAACCTGGGCGCCATGGATATCCTGTGCACCGACAAGACCGGCACCTTGACGCAGGACCGCATCATCCTGAAGAAGCATGTGGACCTGGCGGGGCAGGAGACCGCGCGCGTGCTGGAATTCGCCTACCTGAACAGCTACCACCAGTCCGGCTTGCACAACCTGCTGGACAAGGCGGTGCTCCTGCATGACGAGGTCGGCGAAACGCTCCGGCTGGAGGGTGGCTACCGCAAGATCGACGAAGTGCCGTTCGATTTCGAGCGCCGTCGCATGTCGGTTGTGGTGGACGGGCCCCACGGCAGGCTCCTGGTCTGCAAGGGAGCGGTGGAGGAAGTGTATGCCGCATGCGCCAGCGCCGAGCTCGGCGGGCGGGCGATGGCGCTTGACGACTCGCACCGCCATTCGCTGATGTCGGTGTGCAATGCACTCAACGAAGACGGCTTCAGGGTGATCGCGATCGCCTACAAGCCTTTGCCGCCGGCGCCGGATACACAACCTTACTCGGTGGCGGACGAGTCCGCCCTGATCCTGCTTGGCTATATCGCCTTCATCGACCCGCCCAAGGATAGCGCGGCACCGGCGCTGGCCGCGCTGCGCGACAGCGGCATCGAAGTCAAGGTATTGACCGGCGACAGCCCGGTGATCGCGCGCAAGATATGCCGGGAAGTCGGCCTTGACGTGGGTCGGGCCGTACTCGGCGCGGAACTCGACGGACTCACGCCGCAAGCGCTGGGGGAGCTTGCCGAGCGCACGCAACTCTTCGCCAAGCTGGCACCGGCGCACAAGGCGGCCATCGTCAAGGCCCTGCGCGGGCGCGGACGGGTGGTGGGGGTGCTCGGCGATGGCATCAACGACGGGCCCGCGCTAAACGCGGCCGACGTGGGCATCTCGGTGGACAGCGGCGCGGATATCGCCAAGGAGTCCGCCAGCATCATCCTGCTGGAAAAGAGTCTGCTGGTCCTGCACGACGGCGTGATCGAAGGCCGTAAGGTCTTTGCCAACCTGCTCAAGTACCTGCGCATGGGTGCGAGTTCCAACTTCGGAAATATGTTCAGCGTACTCGGCGCGAGTGCCTGGCTGCCGTTCCTGCCGATGGCGCCGATCCAGGTGCTGACCAATAACCTGCTCTACGATTTTTCGCAGACGGCGCTGCCTACCGACAACGTGGACGACGATGCCGTCAGCCGCCCGCGCCGATGGGAGATCGGCAAGCTCGGCCGCTATATCCTGTGCATCGGCCCGATCAGCTCGTTGTTCGACTACGTCACCTTTGCGACGCTCTACTGGATACTGGGCGCTAGCACGCCGGCTCAGCAGCACCTGTTCCAGACCGGCTGGTTCCTGGAGTCGCTGCTGTCGCAGACCTTGATCGTTCATGTGATTCGCACAAGACACGTTCCCTTTGTGCAAAGCCGTGGCAGCACCGCGCTGATTGCCACCACATTGGCGATTTGCCTGATTGGCATCTGGCTGCCTTACTCGCCGCTCGCACAGCCGCTGGGCCTGCTGCCTCCGCCCGGCATGCTCTGGCTATTCCTGCCGCCGATCATCCTTGGCTATTGCTGCCTGACCTATGCCCTGCGCGGATGGCTGATCGGTCGGTTTTCGATCGATTGA
- a CDS encoding CBS domain-containing protein codes for MMRIEEICSLSAVHIPRTCTLRDAAVQMRDRHVGALVVTEPFGGGQRAMGIVTDRDIVLQSTAAGTVPAEATVADVMTRGVVAIGKDAGIDDALQTMLAHGVRRLAVTHAEAVVGVLSLDDIVDALGAQWNMLASVLHNEREHERSGSVQTPLHL; via the coding sequence ATGATGAGGATCGAAGAGATTTGCTCGCTGTCCGCCGTTCATATCCCGCGTACGTGCACGCTGCGCGACGCTGCGGTGCAGATGCGCGACCGCCACGTTGGCGCGCTGGTGGTGACGGAGCCCTTCGGAGGCGGCCAGCGCGCGATGGGCATCGTAACGGATCGCGACATCGTGCTGCAGAGCACCGCCGCAGGCACGGTGCCCGCGGAGGCGACTGTTGCGGACGTGATGACGCGCGGCGTGGTGGCGATCGGCAAGGATGCAGGCATCGACGACGCGTTGCAGACGATGCTGGCGCACGGCGTGCGCCGCCTCGCGGTAACGCATGCCGAAGCGGTGGTGGGCGTACTGTCGCTGGATGATATCGTTGATGCCCTTGGCGCTCAGTGGAACATGCTCGCCAGCGTGCTGCACAACGAGCGGGAACACGAACGTTCCGGCAGCGTGCAGACACCGCTGCATCTCTGA
- a CDS encoding YgaP family membrane protein → MQTNIGTVDRTFRIVVGLALIGLAVTGTIGVWGWIGVILVLTGLVRICPLYSLLGV, encoded by the coding sequence GTGCAAACCAATATCGGTACGGTTGACCGCACGTTCAGGATCGTTGTCGGCCTGGCCCTGATCGGCCTTGCCGTCACCGGCACGATCGGCGTGTGGGGATGGATTGGCGTCATCCTGGTCCTGACAGGGCTCGTCCGCATCTGTCCACTCTACAGCCTGCTCGGTGTCTGA
- a CDS encoding PHA/PHB synthase family protein → MPTRELAAAPEAECGCAPIDAAPDQFDEQVRSTLACATQGMSLASFWLAGLDWALHLAVSPGKVDASLGEWMSAMIAATGGMLPGPATAQPAPGATAPPSDLRFADPAWSQWPFRFWRDAFHNNEALWASLTHGLRGVSPHHERIVSFCARQMFDTCSPGNAWWLNPVVLQAAAASAGGNFVNGIQHWLHDMQDVVADLSREPKLRRPPTFKVGRDVAVTPGKVVFRNALIELIQYAPASAEVWREPVLIVPSWIMKYYILDLQPRDSMVRFLVEQGHTVFMISWKNPGADARDLGLDDYLRLGVRAALHAVRERCPDTRIHAAGYCLGGTLLSICAAALSRDDSGLPLQSLTLFASETDFTEPGELGLFIDSSALSTLDAMMRQQGYLDGPQMAAAFQMLHSRDLVWSRMMSEYLLGKRLRPNDLVSWNRDVTRLPFRMHSECLHKLFLNNDLAEGRYCVDGRPVALSDIGMPIFAVGTEHDHVSPWRSVYKLHLLTSAPLTFLLTSGGHNAGIVADPSHPGRRYRVETRAAQATYGSPERYLSTARRHEGSWWPCWQAWLASHSTGRVPARDAAHGALADAPGSYVLEG, encoded by the coding sequence ATGCCAACCCGTGAACTTGCCGCCGCACCCGAGGCGGAATGCGGCTGCGCTCCCATCGATGCCGCACCGGACCAGTTCGACGAGCAAGTGCGCTCTACGCTGGCCTGCGCGACGCAGGGCATGTCGCTTGCCTCGTTCTGGCTGGCCGGACTGGACTGGGCGTTGCACCTGGCCGTCTCCCCTGGCAAGGTCGACGCGTCCCTGGGAGAGTGGATGAGCGCAATGATTGCCGCGACCGGCGGCATGTTGCCCGGTCCGGCCACTGCGCAACCAGCACCCGGCGCAACGGCGCCGCCGTCCGACCTGCGCTTCGCCGATCCCGCCTGGTCGCAGTGGCCTTTCCGCTTCTGGCGCGATGCCTTTCACAACAACGAGGCGCTATGGGCGTCGCTGACGCACGGGCTGCGTGGCGTATCGCCGCACCATGAGCGGATCGTGTCGTTCTGCGCGCGGCAGATGTTCGATACCTGCTCGCCCGGCAATGCCTGGTGGCTGAATCCCGTGGTGCTGCAAGCCGCCGCTGCCAGCGCCGGCGGCAATTTCGTCAACGGGATCCAGCACTGGCTGCACGATATGCAGGACGTGGTGGCGGACCTGTCACGCGAACCAAAGTTGCGTCGCCCGCCCACCTTCAAGGTAGGACGGGATGTCGCCGTTACGCCCGGCAAGGTGGTGTTCCGCAATGCCCTGATCGAGCTGATCCAGTACGCGCCAGCCAGCGCCGAGGTATGGCGGGAGCCAGTGCTGATCGTGCCTTCCTGGATCATGAAGTACTACATCCTGGACTTGCAGCCGCGGGACTCGATGGTGCGCTTCCTGGTCGAGCAAGGCCACACGGTCTTCATGATCTCGTGGAAGAACCCGGGTGCCGATGCGCGCGACCTCGGGCTTGACGATTACCTGCGTCTCGGCGTGCGGGCCGCCTTGCACGCGGTGCGGGAGCGCTGCCCCGATACGCGTATCCACGCCGCCGGCTATTGCCTGGGCGGCACGCTGCTGTCGATCTGCGCGGCGGCGCTTAGCCGCGACGACAGTGGCTTGCCCCTGCAAAGCCTGACCTTGTTCGCCAGCGAGACGGACTTTACCGAGCCAGGAGAACTCGGCCTGTTCATCGACAGCAGCGCCTTGTCCACGCTGGACGCGATGATGCGCCAGCAAGGTTACCTGGACGGTCCCCAGATGGCAGCCGCTTTCCAGATGCTGCATTCGCGCGACCTGGTCTGGTCCCGCATGATGAGCGAGTACCTGCTCGGCAAGCGGCTGCGCCCCAACGACCTGGTGTCATGGAACCGGGACGTCACCCGCCTGCCCTTTCGCATGCATTCGGAGTGCCTGCACAAGCTGTTCCTCAACAACGACCTGGCGGAAGGACGCTATTGCGTGGATGGCCGCCCCGTCGCCCTGTCAGACATCGGCATGCCGATCTTCGCGGTCGGCACGGAGCATGACCATGTCTCGCCCTGGCGCTCGGTCTACAAGCTGCATCTGCTGACGTCGGCGCCGTTGACGTTCCTGCTAACCTCGGGCGGCCACAATGCCGGCATCGTGGCCGACCCTTCGCATCCCGGCCGCCGATACCGGGTGGAAACGCGCGCGGCGCAGGCAACCTATGGCAGCCCCGAACGCTACCTCTCGACCGCGCGACGGCATGAGGGATCCTGGTGGCCCTGCTGGCAGGCCTGGCTGGCGTCACACTCCACCGGCCGGGTCCCCGCGCGCGACGCGGCGCACGGCGCGCTCGCCGACGCACCCGGGAGCTACGTGCTGGAGGGTTAG
- a CDS encoding Hsp20/alpha crystallin family protein, producing MRNLRIYDPLSVEPVGDMLQGMLRALRGTNDGGFAFKVDVTETDKAYSLVAEIPGAKKEDIEVCVDRGTVMISAKVEKSSEQKEGERVIRRERYSGAMQRAFTLDSAVDEGKVDASYENGVLRVVLPKKEASPQQRVTIR from the coding sequence ATGCGCAATCTCAGGATTTATGATCCGCTGTCGGTCGAACCGGTCGGTGACATGTTGCAAGGCATGCTACGCGCCTTGCGTGGCACCAATGATGGCGGATTTGCGTTCAAGGTCGACGTGACGGAGACCGACAAGGCTTACAGCCTGGTCGCGGAGATTCCCGGCGCTAAGAAGGAGGATATCGAAGTCTGCGTCGATCGCGGCACGGTGATGATCTCAGCCAAGGTGGAAAAGTCCTCCGAGCAGAAGGAAGGTGAGCGCGTGATCCGGCGTGAGCGCTACAGCGGCGCGATGCAACGCGCCTTCACGCTTGACAGCGCCGTGGACGAAGGCAAGGTGGATGCCAGCTACGAGAACGGTGTCCTTCGGGTGGTACTGCCCAAGAAAGAAGCCTCGCCGCAACAGCGTGTGACGATCCGCTGA
- a CDS encoding thymidine phosphorylase family protein produces MHTQTQAAAETLTFKPLEIDTYQEHVIYMHRDCVVCHAEGFSAQTRVQVSTGAGAQSLIATLNVVGDALLAPSQVGLSSGASQQLGVAAGDIIAVTHAPGLESLRAVRSKIHGNPLDAPQLCAIMGDISAGRYSDVHIAAFLSACAGGRMTTQETVDLTCAMLDTGDRLDWDRPVVADKHCVGGLPGNRTSPIVVAICAAAGLLLPKTSSRAITSPAGTADTMEVLTRVTLSAAEMRRVVERVGAALVWGGSLTLSPADDVLIRVERALEIDSDAQLVASVLSKKLAAGSTHVLIDVPLGPTAKVRTDADLARLRLLLEEVARAFGMHVLVVHTDGSQPVGRGIGPALEARDVLAVLQGAESAPADLRGRALLLSASLMEFCGAVPAGQGLALATRLLADGAAWAKFQAICEAQGGLRQPGSAPLRREILAPADGIVTSIDNRLLSRAAKLAGAPNRKAAGIDMHVRLNDAVRAGQPLFTIHALAQGELAYSQNFLTTHPAINIGTTEQR; encoded by the coding sequence ATGCATACGCAAACGCAAGCCGCTGCCGAAACCCTGACCTTCAAGCCGCTGGAGATCGACACCTACCAAGAGCATGTGATCTACATGCATCGGGACTGCGTGGTGTGCCATGCCGAAGGCTTCTCCGCTCAGACTCGGGTACAAGTGAGTACTGGCGCGGGCGCGCAATCCCTGATTGCCACGCTCAATGTGGTGGGGGACGCGCTACTGGCGCCTTCCCAGGTAGGCTTGTCTTCCGGTGCGAGCCAGCAACTCGGTGTAGCGGCTGGCGACATCATCGCCGTCACGCATGCGCCGGGCCTGGAATCCCTGCGCGCGGTGCGCAGCAAGATCCACGGCAATCCACTCGACGCGCCGCAGCTCTGCGCCATCATGGGCGATATCTCTGCCGGCCGGTACTCGGACGTGCACATTGCTGCCTTCCTGAGCGCGTGCGCGGGCGGCCGGATGACCACGCAGGAAACCGTCGACCTGACCTGCGCCATGCTCGACACCGGCGACCGACTCGATTGGGACCGCCCCGTGGTCGCCGACAAGCATTGTGTCGGCGGGCTCCCGGGCAATCGCACCAGCCCGATCGTGGTAGCCATCTGCGCGGCAGCGGGCTTGCTGCTGCCCAAGACCTCCTCGCGCGCCATCACCTCTCCCGCCGGCACCGCCGACACCATGGAAGTACTGACCCGGGTCACGCTGAGCGCGGCGGAGATGCGCCGCGTGGTGGAGCGGGTCGGCGCCGCGCTAGTGTGGGGCGGCTCCCTGACGCTCAGTCCCGCGGACGATGTACTGATCCGCGTGGAACGCGCGCTGGAAATCGACAGCGATGCCCAACTGGTAGCGTCCGTGCTGTCGAAGAAACTGGCGGCCGGCTCCACCCATGTGCTGATCGATGTGCCGCTCGGACCCACCGCCAAAGTCAGGACGGATGCAGACCTGGCGCGCCTGCGCCTGCTCCTTGAGGAGGTGGCGCGCGCGTTCGGCATGCATGTTCTGGTGGTCCATACCGACGGCAGCCAGCCCGTTGGGCGCGGAATCGGTCCCGCGCTGGAAGCGCGCGATGTGCTGGCCGTGTTGCAGGGCGCGGAATCAGCACCGGCCGACCTGCGGGGCCGCGCCCTGCTGCTGTCCGCAAGCCTGATGGAATTCTGCGGCGCAGTGCCTGCCGGGCAAGGCCTGGCACTGGCAACGCGCCTGCTCGCCGATGGCGCCGCCTGGGCCAAGTTCCAGGCCATCTGCGAAGCACAGGGCGGCCTGCGCCAGCCGGGCAGCGCCCCGTTGCGGCGCGAAATCCTGGCACCGGCCGATGGCATCGTGACCAGCATCGACAATCGGCTGCTGTCGCGCGCAGCCAAGCTGGCGGGTGCCCCCAACCGGAAGGCGGCGGGTATCGACATGCACGTCCGCCTCAACGATGCCGTGCGCGCAGGCCAGCCCCTCTTTACCATTCACGCGCTGGCACAGGGCGAACTGGCCTACAGCCAGAACTTCCTGACGACGCATCCCGCGATCAATATCGGCACGACGGAGCAAAGATGA
- a CDS encoding ribose-phosphate pyrophosphokinase translates to MKPTLFALPGNERAARALASALGADWGSAAIRHFADGESSVRLLSPLQGRQAILFCTLDRPDEKIVPLLWAAIAARESGASRVGLVAPYLAYMRQDAVFHPGEIVAARHFAALLSRHFDWLVTVDPHLHRIATLDDIYTIPTQCVQAAPAIASWLRATVNQPFLVGPDEESRQWVNDVARRCQAPAIVLHKTRHADRCVEIQAADLNAAAGCTPVLLDDIVATGSTMVAAANLLRRAGLAPPVCVAVHAVFAGDAFAELRAVAAEIVTCDTVSHSSNGIALAAPLAEAVSAVTSIASR, encoded by the coding sequence ATGAAACCAACCTTGTTCGCCTTGCCGGGCAATGAGCGGGCCGCGCGGGCACTGGCGAGCGCGCTGGGAGCCGACTGGGGCAGCGCCGCGATACGGCATTTCGCAGATGGGGAATCCAGCGTGCGCCTGCTGTCACCGCTGCAGGGCAGGCAGGCCATCCTCTTTTGCACGCTCGACCGTCCCGACGAGAAAATCGTACCCCTGCTGTGGGCCGCCATCGCTGCGCGCGAAAGCGGTGCAAGCCGCGTCGGCTTGGTGGCGCCCTACCTCGCGTACATGCGGCAGGACGCCGTCTTTCATCCGGGCGAGATCGTGGCGGCACGGCATTTTGCCGCACTCTTGTCCCGTCACTTCGATTGGCTGGTCACGGTGGACCCGCACCTGCACCGCATTGCCACCCTCGACGACATCTACACCATCCCCACGCAATGCGTTCAGGCCGCGCCAGCCATCGCGTCATGGCTGCGGGCCACAGTGAACCAACCGTTCCTGGTCGGGCCGGACGAAGAAAGCCGTCAATGGGTAAACGACGTCGCACGCCGGTGCCAGGCACCGGCCATAGTGCTGCATAAGACGCGGCACGCAGACCGCTGCGTTGAAATCCAGGCAGCCGACCTGAACGCGGCGGCTGGATGCACACCAGTCCTGCTGGACGATATCGTGGCCACCGGCTCGACCATGGTGGCGGCGGCGAATCTGTTGCGGCGGGCCGGACTGGCACCGCCTGTCTGCGTTGCGGTGCACGCGGTATTCGCGGGCGATGCCTTTGCCGAACTGCGCGCGGTTGCCGCCGAGATCGTCACCTGCGACACGGTCTCCCATTCGTCGAATGGGATTGCGCTGGCCGCGCCGCTGGCTGAAGCGGTATCCGCCGTAACCAGCATTGCGTCGCGGTAA
- a CDS encoding DUF1488 domain-containing protein — MTIKQIIFPKTSPSFCPADLSLECPVSVNGATASYAITAEALEDHFGARSHRAEDLIQAFEGHRKDIERVARQLFEMTAAHNIVLHSGHFRFAV; from the coding sequence ATGACCATCAAACAGATCATCTTTCCCAAGACCAGCCCCTCATTTTGCCCCGCCGATCTGTCTCTCGAATGCCCTGTCAGCGTGAACGGCGCAACGGCCAGCTACGCGATCACGGCCGAAGCACTGGAAGACCACTTTGGCGCGCGCTCGCACCGGGCTGAAGACCTGATCCAGGCCTTCGAAGGACACCGCAAGGACATCGAACGCGTGGCCCGGCAGTTGTTCGAAATGACCGCCGCCCATAATATTGTGCTGCACAGCGGTCATTTCCGCTTCGCGGTATAG
- a CDS encoding erythromycin esterase family protein, protein MCPQLTPFLAVRLLARRLNDNDSDYEEVLALAEGRNFILLGEATHGTREFYRMRADITRLLIMRGEVGAIAIEGDWPDVWRVNRFVLGEGSDVAESALDDFQRFPAWMWRNREMLAFVAWLRAHNTTLPVAARVGIYGLDLYSLYRSADAVIRYLEQIDPDQAELARAHYAALDHVREPQTYGYEAATGQRRSARDGAIAQLLKLREDEAEHLSRDGLSAMDAFFFAERNAQVVVNAEHYYRAMFERRINTWNLRDAHMAQTLFAISRHRLRQGGAGRVVVWAHNSHVGDARATETHTHGEWNLGQLVRQEAGADALLVGFTTYTGHVCAASAWDAAAEQKWVRPALRDSCEALFHASGLDRFYLPLDTPSAAELRMPMLQRAIGVLYLPESERASHYFTAAVANQFDAIFHVDETSAVEPLAPPLGWHQPEATQTLA, encoded by the coding sequence ATGTGCCCACAGCTCACCCCATTCCTGGCCGTGCGCCTATTGGCGCGGCGGCTCAATGACAATGACAGTGACTACGAGGAGGTGCTAGCGCTGGCCGAGGGACGGAACTTTATCCTGCTGGGGGAGGCGACGCACGGCACCCGTGAGTTCTATCGCATGCGCGCCGACATCACGCGCTTGTTGATCATGCGTGGTGAAGTGGGCGCCATCGCCATCGAGGGCGACTGGCCCGATGTCTGGCGCGTGAATCGCTTTGTCCTGGGCGAGGGCAGCGACGTCGCCGAATCCGCGCTGGATGACTTCCAGCGTTTCCCCGCCTGGATGTGGCGCAATCGAGAGATGCTGGCATTCGTTGCCTGGCTGCGCGCGCACAACACCACGCTGCCGGTTGCCGCCCGCGTCGGCATCTATGGCCTGGACTTGTACAGTCTGTATCGGTCGGCGGACGCGGTGATCCGCTATCTTGAACAAATCGACCCTGATCAGGCGGAACTGGCGCGCGCTCACTATGCGGCCTTGGATCATGTCCGGGAGCCGCAGACTTATGGCTACGAGGCGGCCACGGGTCAACGCCGCAGCGCGCGCGATGGCGCCATTGCGCAACTGCTGAAACTCCGCGAGGATGAGGCGGAGCACCTCTCGCGAGACGGTCTTTCCGCCATGGATGCGTTTTTTTTTGCCGAGCGGAATGCGCAGGTCGTCGTCAATGCAGAACATTACTATCGCGCCATGTTCGAGCGACGCATCAACACCTGGAACCTGCGCGATGCCCATATGGCGCAAACCCTGTTTGCCATTTCCAGGCACCGCCTCCGCCAGGGCGGCGCCGGCCGCGTAGTGGTGTGGGCACACAACTCGCATGTCGGCGATGCACGGGCCACTGAGACACACACGCACGGCGAGTGGAACCTCGGCCAGTTGGTGCGGCAGGAAGCCGGCGCGGATGCCTTGCTGGTGGGCTTCACCACCTACACGGGCCATGTCTGCGCGGCGTCCGCCTGGGACGCCGCGGCGGAACAAAAATGGGTCCGCCCTGCCCTGCGGGACAGTTGCGAGGCACTCTTTCACGCCAGCGGACTGGACCGCTTTTACCTGCCTCTGGATACCCCGAGCGCGGCGGAATTGCGCATGCCCATGCTACAGCGCGCCATTGGCGTGCTCTATTTGCCCGAATCGGAGCGCGCGAGCCACTATTTCACCGCTGCGGTCGCGAATCAGTTCGATGCCATCTTCCATGTGGACGAAACCAGTGCGGTGGAGCCGCTGGCGCCGCCGCTTGGGTGGCACCAGCCCGAGGCGACGCAAACGCTAGCCTGA
- a CDS encoding SagB/ThcOx family dehydrogenase — MSEVKRLQYEPITGLLPRPASGGADKHIDFPEPDMSGGLPLMGALWQRKSTRSFTEEALSTRQLGDLLWAADGVNRQGGGRTAPSPHGLNEIDIYVALPQGLYCYDTAHHRLIRKRASDMRNLTGYQDFVGLAPLDLIFVANYGRMTGLVPQQRGVFAAVSAGAIAQNVYLYCASAGLGTVVRGWLNHRALAEAMSLNEDEVPLLAQTVGFPLVAVTQ, encoded by the coding sequence ATGAGCGAAGTAAAGAGGCTGCAATACGAGCCGATCACCGGCTTACTGCCGCGCCCCGCAAGCGGCGGCGCTGACAAGCACATTGACTTTCCCGAACCTGATATGTCCGGGGGGCTGCCCTTGATGGGAGCGCTTTGGCAACGCAAGAGTACTCGGTCTTTCACAGAGGAAGCGTTAAGCACCCGGCAACTCGGCGACCTGCTGTGGGCCGCCGACGGGGTCAACCGGCAGGGCGGCGGGCGCACCGCACCTTCGCCTCATGGCTTGAACGAGATCGACATCTACGTGGCGCTGCCCCAAGGCCTGTATTGCTACGACACGGCCCATCACCGCCTTATCCGCAAACGTGCGAGTGACATGCGCAACCTGACTGGATATCAGGACTTTGTCGGCCTCGCGCCGCTGGACTTGATCTTTGTCGCGAACTATGGCCGGATGACCGGGCTAGTGCCACAGCAGCGCGGGGTATTCGCCGCAGTCAGCGCGGGCGCGATTGCGCAGAATGTCTATCTATATTGCGCCTCGGCGGGGCTGGGCACGGTAGTACGCGGATGGCTGAACCACCGGGCGCTCGCTGAAGCCATGTCGCTGAACGAGGACGAGGTGCCGCTGCTAGCGCAGACCGTGGGCTTTCCCCTCGTTGCCGTGACACAGTAG